The Niallia circulans nucleotide sequence ATATTATTAAGCATGACAGGTACAAATCCCCAATGTAGACCAAATATAACGAGAATTTGCCAGCAAGCGCCTAAGACGATACCTGAAATAATTGGACTTAAATTATAGATAAATAGATATCCTGATGCTATTAATCCACTTGTATAAATGGCAACTGGGCCGATAGCAAGCAGGGTTAAAGGCAGCATTATTAGCAAACAGAAAAATGGCGTTAACAGGTTACGGATACTTTCGTGAAGAAACTTTGTGAAGAAGCCTTCCACATAGTTCAATATCCAAATCGCGATAATAATAGGGATTACCGTACTGCTATATTTTGCTAAAACAACCGGAATTCCTAAGAAACTAAGCGACTCGTTTGCGTTAAGAGCATTAACTAAATCTGGGTAAATTAAGCCACCTGCTAAAGCAACGGCTATAAACTGATTTACTTTAAACTTTCTTGCCGCCGTTATGGCTAAAATAATTGGCATGAAATAATAAAAACTGTCTCCTGCAGCGGCAATAATTCTATAAGTACCTCCAGCTGGGTCAAGAATTTCATACTTTCCGAGTACAAAATTTAATCCTTTAATTAAACCTGAAGCCGCTAATAATCCGAGCACAGGGCTAAATATACCTGAGAGCAAATCAATAAATCGCTCAAATAAGTTACCCTTTTTCCCATCTTCTGCTGTTTGCTGTTTCGTACCTAAACCTGTCTGATCGATAATGGCATCATGTACTGATGCCACATTATTGCCGATAACAACCTGGAACATGCCCCCACTCTCTGTAACTGTAATAACACCATCTAATTTTTCGATTGCATCTCTATTTGCTTTATTGTCATTTTTTAAAGTAAATCGCAACCTTGTAGCGCAATGATAAAGGTCAGATATATTCTCTTGACCGCCAATATGCTCCACTATGTCTTTCGCTAATTTTTGGAA carries:
- a CDS encoding beta-glucoside-specific PTS transporter subunit IIABC: MDFQKLAKDIVEHIGGQENISDLYHCATRLRFTLKNDNKANRDAIEKLDGVITVTESGGMFQVVIGNNVASVHDAIIDQTGLGTKQQTAEDGKKGNLFERFIDLLSGIFSPVLGLLAASGLIKGLNFVLGKYEILDPAGGTYRIIAAAGDSFYYFMPIILAITAARKFKVNQFIAVALAGGLIYPDLVNALNANESLSFLGIPVVLAKYSSTVIPIIIAIWILNYVEGFFTKFLHESIRNLLTPFFCLLIMLPLTLLAIGPVAIYTSGLIASGYLFIYNLSPIISGIVLGACWQILVIFGLHWGFVPVMLNNITVYGKDSINAMIGPSVAAQSGAALGVFFKTKNKKLKSLSLSAFFAGLMGITEPAVYGVTLKLKRPFIIACTMGAIGGGIAGGFGSAAIAQVQKSILTIPVVAHGMTGYIIAYFFALIGSCILTILIGFKDEASEEDVKKTDESAVTVENAMIKRESIISPLSGYAKPLEEISDPVFAGGAMGKGIAVIPEDGKVYSPVDGTVTLAFPTKHAYGLTSTAGGEILIHIGLDTVKLNGEGFTSFVETGAKVKKGDLIAEFDIQMLKELGYDITTPIVVTNSDKYLDILPLKKNQIIHGEEALSLLL